A segment of the Anopheles cruzii chromosome 2, idAnoCruzAS_RS32_06, whole genome shotgun sequence genome:
tgaattatttctttttcaaacACTAAATAGAGCCTTCACAAATGACTAACCCAATTAGTTTAATTTCCAACGACTCACAAGCTTGCATGCAGAAGGAGTCTTCGTGGTCGATATGTGAGTATTTGGTGAGCTGTTTAACATTTGCTGGAAGCCATGGGAAGTActcatttacatttttagcccGTTTAAGAAATTCATGGACAAATATTGTCCACCATCTCACCTTTCATAATGCATAAAAGTCCTTGAAAATCACAATAAAATCTTTCATCTGAAAAGAAAGTACTTTTAAAAGTTAACAATGTTTCAGAATGTACAATCATTACATACAATCCTTCGGTGCGGTCGGTATGGTACAGTTACAAATTTGTAGTTCAAGTTGAATCCTCTTGTAAAGAAAGCATTGTGAAAAACTGTAAGGCATCGATGGTGTAAGCATTTCTTCGGGAAATCTACACTTCCGCTTTTCAATTGGTTCGCCTTTGACTTCTGGTAGGTTGTACGTTTCCGTCACCTGTGCACCATTTTTAATTTGGAAACATCAATGCACTTAGGGGAATATAGGGGGACTCTGCGACACTTACCTGGAGCATAAACTGTGAAACAATACCTGATTTTCTGAGCGTGTAAAAAGATTCAACGAAACTCGGATAATCTTCTGGGCTATGAATATACATCTGTACCAAAAAATCtttacaattaattatgttttctGCAACGAGACATATTTTTTACCATATAATTGATGCTATCGTGATTTTTGTAGGTAAATTCTAAGCTTCTCTTCCTGGTCCAAAAGTTAAACTTCAACGGCAGTGTTTCGAAACTAAAGTCactgcaaataaaataaaaacttctaAAAATTGTTTATGAACGTTTTCCAAAGAATCAATATTCAGTAGCTCGTATTATTTGCTCCCTCATTCGTGCACACAGAGGGAATGTAAGACTGAATACTCACTGATTGTAAATACTGTTTGTGGTAAAACAGCTTCCCATTTCGGTGAGAGAAAACTTGAACAGTTGATCACAATCGTACGCCTGGCCTTTGTATTTGACACTAATAAATACTTCCTTGCAATCTGTTGGAAAAAACTGTCGAACGAGTTGACGgtcaaaacaaaagaaagaccACGAGAGAACAGCATACGAACCGCATTTCTCATAACttctaaatttaaattgcacGTACTATTGAATCCATCACAAACTATGTTATTGTCTTCGTCAATGTTGGCATTGGGACTGATGAATAGATACGCCTGGGCCACTTTTGTCCATAAGTATGCTGCACTGCAAAAGGCAACCAAGTTTATGGGTACCTCTTCGACAATACGGCTCGAAGAAAtggtcaaaacaaaactacaGGTTTGCAATCTACGTACTTTTTGGAGGGAGTAAAATTGCTGCTCATCCAATGTTCCTTCAAAAAGTTTGTTATCTGATTCGTTCGTCCCTTTCCAAAACACATTGATATGGCCGGAAAAGTACTGTTCCATTGAAGATACGATGTATCGGGATTCACACTGATGGTTTCCTCGTACGTGTCGATCGTGAACATTAGAATAAATATCATCGATGCAAACGATCCACACAACACCGTGACCCAAAAGCATCTGTGAAGTAGAGTGACCTTTAACATGGTGGTCGTGCACTTTTTACTATTGTTCGTGATACCTTCCGTAGCTATTGCACCTTGCTCCAAGATATTTGATACCATTAATTGTACTGTTATCTATGGCCTGGCGTAAACGATAATTTATGaggattttatgtttcaatgGTCCAACAATTTCGCgagatttcattttttttatttaacatcACTCCGTTGTCATCACTCGGAAGTTTCGTGAGCCTCTGTACCATTTGGAAATTCCTCCATGGTTTTTCAACTACTAAAATGAGGAAAAGCAATGCGTTTTGAATTTACCTTGTTGTATCTTTCGTGACCAGTAATGGTAATAAACATTATCTCAACATTGATTGTGTTCTCTTGTAAAATGCCATTGAACGGTTTGCATGCCTGTAATATGATCGCGTGCCGCAAGCGACTCTTGTAGCGAGCTCACAACTAAGTAGAAATAGCTGTCCTGCAGAAATGGGGCTGACAAAGCTAACCTTCTATTTGAACGTTTAAGGCATTTCGTTTGATAACTTCCCTAGAAGAAAGTTCACAACATTTCGAGCAtacaaacaatatttataaGTTAAAATGATGATGCATTATGCagctttattttaattaaataattgcAGTAAGCATTATTTTAGTGAACGTATGTTTCTTGTGCACATTTTAAGGGCATACGTGCACATTTTAAGGGCATGTTGTGCACATTTTAAGGGCCGCTTACGCTAGAGCTAAGCAACAATATACAGCTCTATACAACAACAATTGGAAAAAATGACTTATTAGCCTTAGACAAGCTTTTCCAAACAAAGCAAGTTTTTAATCGCACGACGAGCAATATCTTTTTGtgtcaaatgaaaacaaacatatgCACTTCACAAACCAGAAGATTACTGATTTGTTCGAAGAACCATTTATCTCCTTCATTGGTggataaaaaataattataagTAAACATCGTGCTCAAAATCCAAGCTTACACCATCCGCCCATCAATAAACGTCCCCCATTTTCACTACGGCCGTCACCCTTCATTTATGTTGCCAATGCAGGAAAACTACATCCGACGGAAATGTTTGCGTTCGGAATCTATTAAAATGCTGGTTGTGCACCCCTTCTCTTCTCCGATTCTCAGTAAGGTAGAGTTTGACCGTTCTAGCCCTCTTTCGTTGCCATTACCATTCTACACTGTCTAATTCCCAGTTAGGCCACATTCCGCGATTAAGGAAAGTTACCATTAATGGTTCTCGAATGAAAATTACCGCTTACTGTCATGCATCTTTTCGGTAGTGAAATAATGGTAAGAAGGGCGTTGATCCGGACACAATCCACTATCTCTGAATCAAtatcaaaaaaaaatttgtcATATACAGCCGCCGTTTGGTCCAACTGGACACACTTACAAAATCCTCAAATACTGCAGAACCATAATCTATGGATTATACTCGTGAAAGCCACAGAACTACAGACATTCACAAAACAGGCAACTACACTGTTTTTCACAAGCACATTACAAAACTAactcaaaataaaacatataaATCCAAATATATAACTGCAACAACTCATTTGCTTTGGTAAACATAACATGGTAGAATAAAATAGGATAAAACAGGAATACATACATATTTTAACATATTAAAAGCAAGCAATTAAGAGCAAGTAACAGTGAGGAGAAACAAATGCTGTAGGTATTAAATGATACTGATGATTAAACTTGGAGTTACCTTCGAAGACAGATGATTGACTGAAGAACTCGTTTTTCACCCTTATTGGCACATAGAGTGAACGAGCGTAACGGTAATGTATATTAAACAATATGAACAATGTGTCTCAAATATTGAACACAGATAAACTCGTGTAGTTTTCTCTCAGTTCTGGAATGCAGCTACCATGTGGTAGGTGGACCAAATCAAATGCCAGCATACATCGACGAATATAGCCTACCGTAATTCGAAGAGGGAAGTTAAGCAAACGCAGTGCGAGAGCAGAATAAAGCGGAAGCCGACTATCGACTGATAACCAACGGCAACGGGCGCATTGTTTATCGTTCCACAACACCTGGCAACGTtggggaaaatcaatttcttctCGCAACAAATAACACAACAGTCTATCGCGGCGGTAGTTTGTTCGTTCACGAGACCATCGTCGTAGTGTGTGGACGCACTTTTGAGTTTGCAATACGTGGCCGAGTGTGTGGCAGTGGTGGCCGTTCTAATTCAATTTTGCGTTTAATGTGCAATTTTTTTCTCATTACTCAATCTTGGTGTTcgccgtccagcagcagcctccaGTCTCCGAGGGTAAGTGTGATGTAACTCAGTCAGCCGTGACGGTCGCCAGGAGCAAGCCCGCCTACGAAACTCTGGACGTGGCTCGAAAGTGGTCCAGCCGTGTCGATGGTCGATGATGCTTCACCCGAAAGTATCGATTGCATTGCCAGCCCGATTCGGTAGCTAATGTAATGATGGTAATTTTCCGCCAAATAATTTCCTCGAACTTGAGCAGTGTGCTCTACCGAGGCGACTCCTTGGGAGTGGAATTTGCTCTTCCATGTACCAATTGTTTCGTATTTAACTAACTTAATCGCACAAGCGCCTAGGTCTATTTGCGTCCCGGCGTAAAATGAGGGTGGGAATCAGTCGGACGAAATCCGGCGGTGATAAATTGCTCCCTAGACAGATTGTAAAATCCCATTTTGGCAGGTTGGCCCTTTCGCGTGTGCACATGTGTCCGGCGGCAGGCTCGACGATGCGCTTAGGGAGTGCAGTGGTTAGTCGACTCGAGTAGGGGAACCAACAGTGtgtcaacaacagcaaacacacaaaacagaaactagACGCATACCCACGCACCGAAATGTAATTTGAGACACATTTTAACACTTCGAGGCGTACGCGAAGGAAATTCGCACGTTGCTTGATAAGCGTATTGTCTCCTTGGAAACTGCATATctaatagaaaaaaaatcatcaaacaaataAGCAGGCTGATAAAAACGTTTGGTCGGGTTTTGAACAATGTTTTAAACACATGTTATAATGAAAGTCAAGAAACAGCTACAATTTTACAACGAAGGTAGCTTTAGTTTTCAATAATCTGTTATTAGAAACTTTGAAAAcagtgaaaagaaaattttggCAATGCTCTGGCATACTGTACTAcccacaaaacaacaatgcGTTGCGAATAACCCTCAACAAGAATCCTTGTGCACTCAAAAAGATCCTTGTGCCGGCCCTCGCATCTCTCTCTATTACACAAACGCACGCTCCCactatctccctctctctctctcttgttgtcCTCGAATAGTGTCCTTCAGGCGAGGCtctcgaaaataaaaactgcGCCTTGCCAATACGCTCGAGGGTAATTGAAACACGTGTTGATTTCGGTACGAGCAAGGCGCATCTTCTTTATCTGTGGTGGCGGGTGTCGGCGAACGTACTGTAGAAAAGGACCACGTTCATCTCCTCCGCGACAAGCTATGAATGCAAACGCCCATAATTACAATGTAATTGGAAGGTCGTGCGGAGGTGCGTTCGGAAGCCACCTGCAACATTCCCCCTGGCAAATGTTTACGCCCACGGCAATGAACCCCTCAATCTGGAAAAACCGCGTAACCACACCGGAACATCCGAACCAATCCGTCAGGGTCGGTTGGACCGATTGTTGGAGTGTCCGTAAATTATGCACCAAGTGCACGCGCACCCCCGACGTGTTGACAGCGGCGCGTGTGAAAGTCAAACGTCGTCGCCGGTTTGTCCCTAGCGTAAAATAGGGAATCGGTTGATAAGTACGTGTGAAACGGCGAAGCGAACATGATACAACATTCAATTACACTTATCCGACGGTTACGGACATCTTCTGCGATCCTGACAACAGCCGGAACAGGGTATGCGCTCGGCGCGTAATCAACACTCCTCAATGGACCCCCTCACCCATTAATTCAGGATGACTGATTGCGGTAACCAtggctctcggtggtggtggtgccggtagCAATTAGTTTTAAAGTGTGTGTAGCGACAGAGAAACTAAACGCGTCATGAACCTGAGGAAAGGATGGAGAGGAGGATGTTGCTGTATTTTAAATGACAAAAGCTTTATTATTTAAGATGTATAAATAACACTAAAACTATTCCGTTTCCTTGAACTatcataaaatcaaacaactaTCTAAAGATTTCAATCATAGGCTAGAAAAAACTCGCCTTTAATCGAGTAGATTAGTTGAAAGAATTTGATGCAGTTTTGACCAAATCTactaatttgtttttgattaGCGATATACACGATGTACTTAACTTGTTATAGAGACCAATCATTTCTTACAGCCGTTGCATTATAAAGCTTTAGCCAAACTATTCGACTAGTTTATTCTTAGTACACTATTCTCCTGTATCGTGCAGATCGATTCACGAGGAACCACCACACCCTGGCCACACAATGAACGACACACTATCACCGGACATGATCAGTCGGTTCCGTGATCTGAAGATGCTGGAGTCTGGCGAAGGGCCTAGGCCACCGATGCAGCAAAGCCCGGACGGGAGACACCACGGCGGAGCGTTTGCTGGCCAATCCGCGGCCACCAAGTCTCAGTTCATTCCGGCCATTTGCAACTTTCAAACGGCACGGAAAATGGCACAGGAGAATCTCGAGCACCAGCCGCTACCGGATGCAGTCATCGATATTGCATTTCGGAAAGCGCAGGCCACCGGCTACCCTAACCCGGGCACGGAGCTGAGCGTCGGACCCTATGCAACCGGTCAGTGGTTCTTTCGTAGCATTTCACGCCAGGCAATGACCTCTCTGTCCGTGTTCTAGGTGTCGGCTGTAAAAACTATAAAGCGGGCCCGACCAAATGCACCAAGTACCGGGTGTATCGTCCGAAGACGTGCGGCGTGATACCGAAGGTTTCGAGCGCCCTTGATACTCCGGAGCGGCCGGAGAGTATGCGCGTGAAGAAGAAGGTCGGGGCGATGGATCTGGCCATCGGGTGGGAGTTTCGCACCAAGCACGAGCCCCGCTCACAAACGTACATGGACGGTTCGAAGCAGTCCGTGGCACCGCCAATCTTTGAAGTCGTCGAACCAGCGAAGGATCTCAACCTGCCGGCCGGTAAGCAAACCGCCAGAGGGCGTCCGCGCAAACAGGGCCTTAAATCCGATTAATCCTTTTCCGTATTTGGTTTCGTCCCGGACCCGGCAGTGGTACACGCCGGAGGAGTATTTTCCAACACTCTCGGTGAGGAGGACTTTTTCGACCGCGATGTCATCCGCCAGCACAAGCGTCTGGTGCGTCCCACAAGCAACCGCTGTAAGTGTGGCAACGGGTCGGCACGGTCCTCCAAACCCGGCACAGCCCGCGAGCAAAGACAACAGCGCAAAGCGGATGCCAAACGTGCGGAagcgcaccagcagcaacaggaccAACTCGAGGATACACCGCCGATGGAgataaacaacaacagtctACCAGCTGTCCGCTCGCACGGGTCACAGGGCAAGGAGCGGATTATGGAGGAGATGCATCGTAGCCAGCACGCCAACGCGCCAAACAGTGCCAACTCAATGGAGCGGAAGCTCCACGATACGGTTGTGACGCATGCGGAAAAAATCGAACGATTCTGCCATCAGTTTGCGCCGGAGGAGTTCCCGTACAAGTTTCACCAGGAGTATCGGTGCGCCTTCAAGGCGGGCATTCCGCAGAGCAACGTGTCGGGGACTCTGAGCAGCTTCGACACCGGACCAGCCTCGGGCCAGCGCAAACCCGCCGCAGACTACAAAAAGCTGCTCCACATCCCGAAGCCGCGGGAACCGTACACAAAGAAAAACTACGTCATTGACACGCTCGCGCCTCCGTTTGCGTTCTGGAAGAAGGGTTCTGGTTACCCGGACTACTGGCGGCTGATCAGCGTTTACCAGCAGGCGTACAATAAGCCGATTGAGAAGAGAAAGTAGCCCACCGCACACGAGGACAGTTCCATAGGATCCTTAATGTGATACACCATCTGTAAGAGATGGAAAAGGTGAGATATATAATACGGACATAACGTTTAAAAGCCTAATATAAGTTTGGctaaaagaaatccattattttctcggtagatggctttagtgatcgatatctcgtaaagtatcgatcatacaGTTACAGCTTTGTAccactgttttttttatatgttccgtttgtttgtaaGTTAAAGGGTGTTAACAgtggaagtcaacaaagagatattcggtacattttgcagtttttcttcgataaaGGCGATAATTCAAGCCAGGTCgttgaaattgtgcatgttatttgtggtgccgatattGTAACAGATATTTACGTGCAATTTTGATTTCGTAATCCTGTAAAACGCACAGATAGACCcatcgtcgaaaatgtcgataaaatcacagaaataatcaaagatGATaggcatgttagtaatcagagcatcggccaggagctaaagactaactataaaacagttttaagcaATTTGCGCAAaaaagctcgatgtttggatGCCACACCAATCACTACAAAAAAagtgatggatcgaattttcatctgcaaagttttggccaaacggaataacatcgacccatttcctaaacggatgggtaatggggatgaaaaatgggatacatacgacaatgctgtgtgaaaacgatcgtgatcAAAGAGTGGTGAAGCACCCTAAACGGTGACCAAACCaaggccaggaaggttctactgggtatacGTAGTGTGATCAAAAATTTTCCGCgagctacgtatatccgattttggatgtttttgtggcgttaggttgctaaACATGTctgtgacttatggtgaaaagttcggcaattttgagtaatcagtcaatttttgacagctgttttgcttggacaagattttgATCATCTTCGCTCATCTGGCTTCTTTATgatgggacttgaaaggaattgtttatcttgagtagcttccgtgtggcttaatactaaattcagattcAGCACCGTTCAAAGCTATCGATTGACTCGAAACGGCCACAATTAGCCAACGGAAgagatgttgtgttccatcaggacaacacAATGCCACACACGTCTATAATGACTCCCCTAAAAttccgggagcttggttgggaagtattaatgcatccaccgtcAGGAACTTGGACCAAGCGATTATCGCCGTTTTCGCGCACTGCAAAACTTCCTGGGAGATaagaaattgagatcaagggaagattgtgatttttttcgaGGAATTATGAAGCTacttttaaaatggcaacaaattatacaacaaaacgatgcatatTTGATTGGACCATGGGAAACATCTTTAATAAAGTTTTCAAGTACACGCAAAagtaatggattttttttagccaaccttatattgTCTTTGACTGGGATGTAAGCATTCAATTGACGAAACTTTCTcgataatattatttttttgaaATCTAGTTCTCAAATCTCATGCATTCTCAGTTTGGAATAGAtcggagaaaaaaatcgaaagggAATATATCATAGCTAAACACTTTGATATATTGTAATGAGATCAACCAGTTGCATCGTGAAACATAAGCTTTGCGGAAGAACCGTCTACCTATAAAATACGTATAACTCAATTTAAGTGTATCAAACCGCTTTAGGCTACACTATATTAGTCAAATATTCGTTTTTGTGTCCATAGGCTTTGCAGTGAGGTGTTATGGTATTTACAACAACCTACTGATTAAATGAACACAGTCGAACGTAAGTGAGGTAAATTTCTTCTTAAAGAGTGTAAATACAGGTAATATGAAGTTATTTAAAGACACTATCTACTATCTACTATCTATACTATAACCAACAACTATCTATAACCAAAACAAGATGGACGTCTTGTAGAACTTGAATTTgagaagaaaataatattgATTTAGTTTATTTCTCAACTTTCCGTAGCGGAATCGATGTATCTTGTTTGACTATGGTAACGTAATCGagaaatatgtttattttatcacaTAAAGCAGGTTTTCTACAAACACATGGCTTTAATAATAAACTATGAAACTATGTCCTCTTATCTCATaatcttccgttccggttccggtttgaaATACACCTATGACAACTCTTACGGACCATTAGCCATTCGTAAGTTCGTTCCGTTCAATTGAAAAACATAGTAAAGATGTTATCATACATTTTAATGCAGCAATGCTGATATAAAATACACAGCTAACTTGAATGAAACACTATTTTTGTCGCAGGTTCAGTTCAACTTTCTTTGGAATTCAATGAATGATGCATTTACCACGCAAAATATTTAGCACACCAATTTTATTTCATACAGAAATATCACTTAATTTTGATTTCACAGTTGCAGAAACACCCATAAAGTCCAAAAATGAATCACACGTGAACAACCGTACCGCCCGAACCTCAAATCTATACTGATAGTCGCAAGATCCTGCCAGTATTTAAAGGAAAAACCATTGGCTAGTTAGTGGACGCCATCTTGAAAATACAGCATCCGCGTTGGCCACGCCCATTCATTTTCGCACAAGGTTAGTTTTTCCACATATAAAGAAAAATCCGGAAAATTCCAATATTTAATCATTTAATCCCAGGTTAAATTCAAGTAcaccataaaaacaaaattactgTTTCTTTATGCTTGGTTTCCATGTTTCCATACAAACTGAGACTATCAAAATTGTGATTGTACacttttttaacatttctgtatttatttcaaataaaaaagttAAGGAATACTATACGAACAACTAAGCGTTGGAATGGTGAGCCAGTGATAAACCCTTCCCAAATTACTGTTCCTCTTCTtacatgaaaaacaaaaacattgacaTTACATTGACATTACAATGAAGACGACTAAACTACAGCACTTTGGATTCTTTTTAAAACCGATGAAAATATATTCTCTAGATGTtcacattttaatgttttatcatttttaacAATACAGTGATAAAAAGTTtttcttatttggcgctacaaccgctgcgcggtcttggcctgcaccagagacaatgttaatatctctGGTGCTATTCGTAAAGGACCGTTTTACGAGCggggttgttagccccgcgccaaccacCTTGCACGGCGGTATCGGCCATGGCGAAGAGTGTTGTTCCACCTTTGAACCTCCCTCAGGGCAGCCAGGGTACGGAAGTGGACCAACGAGGCAGCAAAAGAAAGCGGAACCTGGCGAATTTTCCAGCCTTTCGCGCGAAGAACGCCGCCGTCGGCGTAGGGCAACTCTAAAATATCGAACCGCCCACGCGACAAGAGAAAGAATTCGGGTCGAGGCTTTTAACGTGGCCTTTACTGATCTCAGGAAACTACTTCCTACATTGCCCCCTGACAAGAAACTGTCCAAAATTGAAATACTTAAACTAGCTATCTGTTACATTTCCTATCTCAATCACGTGTTGGATGCTTGATTTGCTGTACTCTTAAGCTCAAAATAAACCTGAAACTATGAATCAAACCACAACCAGTGTTTGCATGTTTCTTTTCGCCCTGTGCTTTGGCGAAATAACATGTAATGGTTTTTATTGCATTGTATCTACAGTTAAATGCATTTCAATTgcaccatggccggctgcgtgacaaccggtcccgggattcgaacccaggccaacTGCGTGACAGCGGCAAGAGTTACagactgctctatcaacgggggtTTCTAAAAAGTTCTAAGTTATTGAATGATTGGGTTGAATGAAAAGCTAATAGCGAATTGTTGTAGTATTGCGCCAACTAATTGTTGGCACAATACTAGGTGTCGTTTTACATGTTCTATCGAAACGAAGCAGGTTTGGTGTAATATTATACTTTGTCTGTTTTAGAGCTCAGGTAGCTAGCAATTATTTTCCGATCCCCTTGAACCGGATCTTATAAACCTTGAAGATTTAGCAATTATGTCGGAAGAGTATGAAGTTATACAACGCGCTGGTTATAATAATATATTCGAAGGGATTCGAATAATCAATGTACTGTATTCAAGTTT
Coding sequences within it:
- the LOC128278946 gene encoding uncharacterized protein LOC128278946 — protein: MCFGKGRTNQITNFLKEHWMSSNFTPSKNAAYLWTKVAQAYLFISPNANIDEDNNIVCDGFNSTCNLNLEVMRNAFFPTDCKEVFISVKYKGQAYDCDQLFKFSLTEMGSCFTTNSIYNQ
- the LOC128278947 gene encoding uncharacterized protein LOC128278947, translating into MNDTLSPDMISRFRDLKMLESGEGPRPPMQQSPDGRHHGGAFAGQSAATKSQFIPAICNFQTARKMAQENLEHQPLPDAVIDIAFRKAQATGYPNPGTELSVGPYATGVGCKNYKAGPTKCTKYRVYRPKTCGVIPKVSSALDTPERPESMRVKKKVGAMDLAIGWEFRTKHEPRSQTYMDGSKQSVAPPIFEVVEPAKDLNLPAVVHAGGVFSNTLGEEDFFDRDVIRQHKRLVRPTSNRCKCGNGSARSSKPGTAREQRQQRKADAKRAEAHQQQQDQLEDTPPMEINNNSLPAVRSHGSQGKERIMEEMHRSQHANAPNSANSMERKLHDTVVTHAEKIERFCHQFAPEEFPYKFHQEYRCAFKAGIPQSNVSGTLSSFDTGPASGQRKPAADYKKLLHIPKPREPYTKKNYVIDTLAPPFAFWKKGSGYPDYWRLISVYQQAYNKPIEKRK